CGCCCTGCACGACTCCCCTGCTGGGATCTTGCCTATACAGGGTCGCTACTTCGCCAGCGAGGACATACGATCCGATGATGGCCCATGTTGTTCCGAAGCCATTTGCAGTCTGAGCATGCGCTGCATCGCCAAGGGCTACGACACGGCCTTTGGACCATGATCCTGGAGGCAGTCGAACTTCTTGGCAGGGCGTGGAGTAGAGATCGTCTGCCTCTGGTGAATTCTTCAACGCATCCATGAACCGAGCGCTCTCCCACTTTCCATCTGCGAAGACATCCGCCCAAGCAGCCTTGAGATCGTCTAGCTTTCCCGACTTGTGCGCCACTGCAAGACCCTCGTTCTGACTCTGTATGTTCATGTACACGCGTGTCATGTCCGGGCTGTCCTTTCTCGTACCGAGCCAGCGTGAGCCAGGCATATGGCAGAATGTGAAGCGGTTGGTGTCGTGCGGTTTTGACAAGACGCTGAAGAAGCCGATGTAACCACCGAGGAAATGTCGTGGATCCGGAGCGTCAGGTCCAAGCACGAGCTGTCGTGTCCTGGAACCCGTGCCATCAGCAGCGACGACGAGATCAAAGTCGTCTTTCTGACCATCATCAAACCCGACATGAACCTTTCCATTCGGgtcactctcatcatcctgcGTCAAGCTCGCAACACTTGTTCCAAAACGATGCTTCACATTCTGCTTCCCCTGCGTAAGCCCCAACAGAATATTTACAAGATCACCACGCATAATCTCATACTCGGTCGTGACACTCTGATGCCCAGTCCCGCTCTCGATCGTTGGGAAGAACACCTTTGTCCGACCATTCGTGTCAATCATTTGTGTTCCAACTTCATGAACATGCTTAGCGCGAATCGCAGGCTCAAtacccatcttcttcatgacCGCTACaccttgatgacgaagatcAAGCTGTTGGCCGTTTGTTCTGGGTTTGGGGGAGCGCTCGATGAGGGTGATTTCTGCGCCGGTGCGTGAGAGCCAGTGGGCTACTGAGGGGCCGGCGATGCCTCCGCCTACAACAAGGACTTTGAGTGTGGACATTTTAGTGAAGGATGTAAATAGTGGGCTatgaatgatgaagaattgATCTGATAACTTTATTTGCGAAATGAGTCTAAATACACAGTGATATCGGTGATTTGACCCGGCATATTTGAGGTGAACAGCCCGTCTTACGCCAAAACACCGAGATGACGGTAGCCAACACGCAATGTTTCGTAAGAAGCCACTCAATTCAGCCACAGATTATAAGATTGGGGCTTTTGACCCGTTAATTTCGTCGTCGGATCTATGGCTTGATTTCCCCGGGAGATCAGATCATTTTGTCGCTGCGCAGGTATCGCGGGCCGTCATGTAATTTTCGCATTCCCAATTGAGGAGATGCATCGCGCACCCAGACTCACCTGCAGCCAACACTTCAAGCAACAGGCCTGATACGTAATTGTCATTGTCAAATCCTGGTGACCTGATTTCTTATCGCTGACGTGTTGTGTTGGTTCTCCCTCAAAAACGGCCCCCAATCCACGACGGTCCAGAATCAGACGTGATAGGCATGCACCGCGACATCACAGCCCCAAAGCTAGAGCATGCAAGGCATAGCCCAAGGCCTTCTAGAAGGACGGCAAGAATCCTTCCATTTTCGCATTCAATCAGATGCTCCATCTTGGCGTTGATCATTACGCCCAGCCTTGCAGCGATTGCATAAAAATCGCCGCCCAAGTAGATCTCCCCAGGCTTAGCTCTCAGAATTCTGTTGCCTGTTGTGTAGGTGTAGCCGGGCGGTGGCTGTAACCTTGGTTATTAGCCTAACAGCAACTACTCCAATAAAGTGCAATGACCCCGCGTCGACCCCGCAGACCTGTTAGTGCACCAGCAAATGGCTCCAGTGTCAATCGGATCATCGGCATGATTCCAATTTATCCTTGTGATCAATTCCGCTGGCTTTGCTCATCCAACCAGTCACACACGCGCATGCACTGCCTCGCTTGCCCACAAATGATGTAAACgcggagaagatggcaagaTCGAGGGGTCCTGCACCGCGGCACAGTTCCGTGATATAAACTGCCAAGtttccatccatctcaacagACGATAATAAACAAGCATCAGCAACAATCAAATTTAACCAAAATACCATTACTCGCATATTATCTACACACTTTCATTTTTTAACCATGGCTGCCCCTCCGGCTTATCAGGCCGTGGACGATACACCCGCTCCCGGCCCAGATGACCTCACAGCCCCATTCACAGATCTCCAAATCGACTACCTCCCTCACGAACCAGATTCCAGCACCTGTCTCGCCCATCTCCGTCTGCTCTTCGCATTTGAGGCGCTCAAAGAAGACATTGGCTACACAGACGGTCTCTGGGGACTATGGGATACTCGCGCCGATGGAAACATGGTGGTCCATGAGAACGGCGACGTTGATGAGCATCCCGCTGCAGGCGAATTCAACCATGAACTAGAggataagaagaagtcgCTAAGCAAAGTGCGCGAGAAGAGATGGGCGCTGTTTGTCGCGAGGGCTGTTGATCGGTATGAGGCGTGGTGGGATTCACTCCCAAGGGAACTGAGTCGGTTGACGGAGGGTATCATGACTGATAAGAACTCTCCCTCTTTTGCGCAGTTTCCAGTTGGGGATGCGCCTCGTTggtgggagaagaaggccctTCCGCCTCTTGGTGAGTCAATTCAGCTACAAAAAAAGGCAAGCACTAACAAACTGTAGACGTGTTGATGGTATATCACTCTCACATGTTGAATCCCTACAACTTCCTCGAAGACTGCATCCGACAAGGCCACCGTCAATTCTGGCAGTCCGGTATGCCATGGGGTCTCGTCAACGCCGCCATCGATGGCTCCTTCAGCTACAACGTCTCCGACGACGACAAGGCACGCTGGGTCGCCCAAACAGGTCGTCAATGGGACAACGTCGACGATCCCCTCGTCAAGACCATCTCCTGCCCTAACAAAAACTGCGCGCAGCCTTTCGACGTCCCCTGGACTACCTGCGGTCTCGAAGAAACCCCCAAATCCCCAGATCGCCCTGGTCTCATGGGCGCAGGCTACGGCGACATCAGGTTCGAGGCGCGCTGCCCAAAGTGCAATACCCGCGTGACCAAAGAGACCCTTAGCGTTGTAAAGTTCTGTAAAGATGCTGAGAATGTCGTCTTCAAGAGCTATCCTATGCCTGGGACGATTCTCTGGCCCAACAGCGGAACACCCGTTCCCATCACAACTCGCAAGGGAAACGTATTTGATCAACGCATGTTTCCCAATCGCATGATTCAACATGTCTTGCGCCTTCAGATCCAGAATCTTCTCGATTCACCTGATCCTGAGGACCCGCCTACCATGGAAACTGTGCGCAAGTTGATCGAGTCTGAGGCGCTTCTCAAACCAAGTGCTCTGGCTATCATCAACGGCAGCGTTGCAAGTGGACGATCGGGCCTCGTGCCAGCTTTCTCAAAAGTCTGTATTCGGAAGATGATGTCCCGATACTGGGAGAACTTCAGCCCTTTTGCTCTTGATCTCTGCGGCGCCGTGATGCGACAGGGTATCTTTGCTGAAAAGATGTGCAAGCTTGATTGGCTGCACTCCCCCACTGCGCGAGAGACCATGGATAGATGCTGCTTGAAGTATAATCGCTTCATGAGgatcatcgccaagaaccCCAAGAAGACTGCTG
This DNA window, taken from Fusarium fujikuroi IMI 58289 draft genome, chromosome FFUJ_chr11, encodes the following:
- a CDS encoding related to 2-polyprenyl-6-methoxyphenol hydroxylase and related FAD-dependent oxidoreductases is translated as MSTLKVLVVGGGIAGPSVAHWLSRTGAEITLIERSPKPRTNGQQLDLRHQGVAVMKKMGIEPAIRAKHVHEVGTQMIDTNGRTKVFFPTIESGTGHQSVTTEYEIMRGDLVNILLGLTQGKQNVKHRFGTSVASLTQDDESDPNGKVHVGFDDGQKDDFDLVVAADGTGSRTRQLVLGPDAPDPRHFLGGYIGFFSVLSKPHDTNRFTFCHMPGSRWLGTRKDSPDMTRVYMNIQSQNEGLAVAHKSGKLDDLKAAWADVFADGKWESARFMDALKNSPEADDLYSTPCQEVRLPPGSWSKGRVVALGDAAHAQTANGFGTTWAIIGSYVLAGEVATLYRQDPSRGVVQGVKRYEEVYRPIATSMQGDQSAFARAVFAPKTQFGIQVLHTLGRMASWFKLDQGMGLDSKIANWQLPEYPALNAEK
- a CDS encoding related to large-conductance mechanosensitive channel, translating into MAAPPAYQAVDDTPAPGPDDLTAPFTDLQIDYLPHEPDSSTCLAHLRLLFAFEALKEDIGYTDGLWGLWDTRADGNMVVHENGDVDEHPAAGEFNHELEDKKKSLSKVREKRWALFVARAVDRYEAWWDSLPRELSRLTEGIMTDKNSPSFAQFPVGDAPRWWEKKALPPLDVLMVYHSHMLNPYNFLEDCIRQGHRQFWQSGMPWGLVNAAIDGSFSYNVSDDDKARWVAQTGRQWDNVDDPLVKTISCPNKNCAQPFDVPWTTCGLEETPKSPDRPGLMGAGYGDIRFEARCPKCNTRVTKETLSVVKFCKDAENVVFKSYPMPGTILWPNSGTPVPITTRKGNVFDQRMFPNRMIQHVLRLQIQNLLDSPDPEDPPTMETVRKLIESEALLKPSALAIINGSVASGRSGLVPAFSKVCIRKMMSRYWENFSPFALDLCGAVMRQGIFAEKMCKLDWLHSPTARETMDRCCLKYNRFMRIIAKNPKKTAVPTLDVDLGWHTHQLMPLSYFMYTTKRVFKYVRHDDKIEDEKLNDGFEWTSKIYQEMFDEVYSECTCWYCESVRAAHVTSIGRVLKLSHSEKIADKFYESGAADLCPPDNSAHISSHNAVRTSNEGLVAASHVEKVQNRLREVQNKRLEENYQKACKRAEKKGRKLPPKDQYYDHWGYSYWMYGPFMAPVVFVPVAYGYGAAPGCAAGSCGGNAAGGGCAGSGDGGGCAGAACSGGGCGGGGGGCGGGGGCGGGGGGCDGGGGS